One window from the genome of Pelodictyon luteolum DSM 273 encodes:
- a CDS encoding type I secretion system permease/ATPase, whose translation MKWTDIEQFRVGKVLLMLKKEFLWVGVFSLVANVLMLTPTLYMLQIYDRVMKSGSELTLFVLTGIVLFLFAVMGIAEWLRSRLLVRIGVRLDEELNSLLFHAGFSAFLRNESHNTVQMFNDLTNIRQFLTGVGVIAFFDMPWTPVYILVMFMLHPVLGLIGLVFAAVQVMSAWKKRSALAERIEGASDAHVNATGYVQGKLGNIDAVYAMGMLEPLRERWLVRHEASVLAAEEFQKLQQREQSYAKFTRYLMQSFTLAAGAVLVLRGEASSGVMIAGNVLMARALAPLDMMVSTAKQYAQAFDGFRRIETLLDGFAVPEQTLQSQDLRGVVRIDGLVATARQGTVPILNAITAEFRPGEIVAILGPSGSGKSTLARCCIGVWPESNGNVLIDGIPVGEWDRSILGPHIGYLPQDVELFEGSVAENIARFGEVDPEKVVAAATKAGIHDMVLSFSKGYDTAISFGGKELSGGQRQRLAFARALYDNASILVLDEPDANLDEAGEGSLKRALRKAADEGRTVCVITHRPGVVALADRVMVMSAGRILHDGSRDDVSRELMKSKSK comes from the coding sequence ATGAAGTGGACCGATATTGAACAATTTCGTGTCGGCAAGGTTCTCCTGATGCTGAAGAAGGAGTTTCTCTGGGTCGGGGTATTCAGTCTTGTTGCCAATGTCCTGATGTTGACTCCGACGCTCTACATGCTGCAGATCTACGACAGGGTGATGAAAAGCGGGAGTGAACTGACGCTTTTCGTCCTGACCGGTATCGTTCTTTTCCTTTTTGCGGTTATGGGTATTGCCGAGTGGCTTCGTTCACGACTGCTGGTGCGCATCGGAGTCCGGCTTGATGAAGAACTCAACTCACTGTTGTTCCATGCGGGCTTTTCGGCGTTTCTGCGCAACGAGTCCCATAATACAGTGCAGATGTTCAATGATTTGACCAACATCCGGCAGTTTCTCACCGGGGTTGGCGTAATCGCTTTCTTTGACATGCCATGGACACCGGTCTATATCCTGGTCATGTTCATGCTTCACCCCGTTCTCGGACTCATCGGGCTCGTCTTTGCCGCGGTACAGGTCATGAGTGCATGGAAGAAGCGTTCGGCGCTTGCCGAGCGGATAGAAGGCGCTTCAGACGCGCATGTCAATGCAACCGGGTATGTCCAGGGTAAACTGGGTAATATCGATGCAGTCTACGCAATGGGTATGCTTGAACCGCTTCGGGAGCGTTGGCTTGTACGCCATGAAGCATCCGTGCTTGCGGCGGAGGAGTTCCAGAAACTGCAGCAGCGGGAGCAGTCGTATGCCAAATTCACCCGTTATCTCATGCAGTCCTTTACCCTGGCGGCCGGTGCTGTTCTCGTGCTTCGCGGTGAGGCGAGTTCCGGCGTCATGATTGCCGGCAATGTGTTGATGGCCAGGGCCCTTGCGCCGCTTGACATGATGGTGTCGACGGCCAAACAGTATGCCCAGGCATTTGACGGATTTCGCCGCATCGAGACCCTTCTCGACGGATTTGCAGTCCCGGAGCAGACATTGCAGTCCCAGGACTTGAGAGGTGTGGTCCGTATTGACGGACTTGTGGCAACAGCCCGTCAGGGAACTGTACCGATCCTTAATGCAATCACCGCGGAATTCCGGCCCGGAGAAATTGTGGCGATTCTCGGCCCGAGCGGATCGGGAAAGTCCACCCTTGCCCGATGCTGCATCGGGGTCTGGCCGGAATCTAACGGCAATGTGCTTATCGACGGGATTCCTGTCGGAGAGTGGGACCGGTCGATTCTCGGTCCACATATCGGGTACCTCCCGCAGGATGTAGAGCTCTTCGAAGGGAGCGTTGCTGAAAATATTGCACGCTTCGGAGAAGTGGATCCGGAAAAGGTCGTTGCGGCAGCGACAAAGGCCGGTATTCATGACATGGTCCTTTCATTTTCCAAAGGCTATGATACCGCAATCAGTTTCGGCGGAAAGGAGCTATCAGGGGGCCAGCGCCAACGCCTTGCCTTCGCCCGAGCCCTCTATGACAACGCATCGATTCTGGTGCTTGATGAACCTGACGCAAATCTCGATGAAGCGGGTGAAGGAAGCCTCAAGCGTGCGCTCAGAAAGGCTGCCGACGAGGGCAGGACAGTCTGTGTCATAACCCATCGTCCAGGCGTGGTCGCTCTGGCTGACCGTGTCATGGTAATGAGCGCTGGGCGGATATTGCATGATGGCAGCCGCGATGATGTGTCTCGGGAATTGATGAAGAGTAAATCGAAATAA
- a CDS encoding helix-turn-helix domain-containing protein — protein sequence MCLGDQIRSERYRKNLSQLSLSQQCGLHRSYIGLIERGEKNITVINCMKVANALGISLSELIARVESSLISRDCLAEVS from the coding sequence ATGTGTCTTGGAGACCAAATCCGCAGTGAGCGGTATCGGAAAAATCTTTCGCAGTTAAGCCTCTCGCAACAATGCGGTCTGCATAGGTCCTATATCGGGTTGATTGAAAGAGGTGAAAAAAACATCACTGTTATCAACTGTATGAAAGTCGCGAATGCGTTGGGGATTTCATTATCTGAACTGATTGCAAGGGTGGAATCGTCACTGATTTCACGGGACTGTTTAGCCGAAGTGTCATGA
- a CDS encoding type I secretion system permease/ATPase, whose amino-acid sequence MIKLTEQDVMKELKAALTPYVLRSFLISIVTSLLVLTPSLYMLEVYGRVLNSRSYMTLLMLTVLVIGLYMLLEVLEWVRSVHMQEGAAELDVSLRKRVFSAVFDARLRRTPAGSIQAFNDVKIIRDILPSVAFLSLLDAPLALITLVLLFIINPLIGWFAVGGFILQLLIAVLNEQSTHEDLSEASRNAMASRQYADGAVRNAQVIESMAMFQGIHDRWHSIHQDFLRQQAVASDHASSYSVLSKMVQMVVGALLLGVGGWLAIHGYISGGLVIVGSILGTRVLAPLVQLISGWRSLEAGNTSLHRLASLLAEFPERVPSMPLPAPGGRLSVDGLVAAPPGWSVPLIKGISFLVPEGGSLAIVGPTAVGKSTLLRILVGVQSFLQGSVRLDGVDLHAWNKDELGPYVGYLPQEVELFEGTLGENIARFGDMDREKLSEACRRVGLVSMIEELPDGFDTQIGPDGLFLSGGVRQRVGLARAIYGSPRFVVLDEPDSSLDGAGDMFLAKLIAQLSMEEVTLVVVSQRKSIIDQMDRVMIMDRGMVKMISPHADAEAVPGTGVPGPGQVDKGVTS is encoded by the coding sequence ATGATAAAACTGACTGAACAAGATGTGATGAAGGAGCTGAAGGCGGCGCTGACGCCGTATGTGTTGCGTTCCTTCCTCATCAGTATCGTTACCAGTCTCCTGGTGCTGACCCCGAGCCTCTATATGCTTGAAGTGTACGGGCGGGTTCTCAACAGCCGGAGCTATATGACGCTTTTGATGCTGACGGTGCTGGTCATCGGGTTGTATATGTTGCTGGAGGTACTCGAATGGGTCCGGTCTGTCCATATGCAGGAGGGGGCAGCCGAACTTGATGTTTCGCTTCGAAAACGGGTGTTTTCCGCTGTGTTCGATGCAAGGTTGCGAAGAACTCCCGCTGGCTCGATACAGGCATTCAATGACGTAAAGATCATCCGCGATATTCTCCCCTCTGTTGCATTTCTCTCACTCCTTGACGCCCCCCTCGCACTCATTACACTTGTGCTGCTCTTTATCATCAATCCGCTTATCGGCTGGTTTGCTGTTGGCGGTTTTATTCTGCAGCTCCTTATCGCCGTTCTCAATGAGCAGAGTACTCACGAAGATTTGAGTGAGGCCTCGCGCAATGCAATGGCATCGCGTCAGTATGCTGACGGAGCCGTCAGAAACGCGCAGGTCATTGAGTCCATGGCCATGTTTCAGGGTATCCATGACCGCTGGCATTCGATCCATCAGGATTTTTTGCGCCAGCAGGCAGTTGCTTCCGATCATGCCTCTTCATACAGCGTGCTTTCAAAGATGGTGCAGATGGTGGTGGGCGCACTGCTTCTCGGGGTCGGCGGCTGGCTGGCCATTCACGGCTATATCAGCGGCGGGCTTGTGATTGTGGGCTCGATACTCGGCACGCGCGTCCTTGCTCCTCTGGTACAGCTTATTTCCGGCTGGCGCTCTCTGGAGGCCGGCAATACTTCGTTGCATCGTCTTGCATCCCTGCTTGCGGAATTTCCTGAAAGGGTTCCTTCGATGCCTCTTCCGGCACCCGGAGGGCGGCTTAGCGTCGATGGCCTTGTTGCTGCGCCTCCGGGATGGAGTGTTCCGTTGATCAAGGGGATCAGCTTTCTGGTTCCTGAGGGCGGATCCCTTGCCATCGTCGGCCCGACAGCTGTCGGCAAGAGTACACTCTTGCGGATACTTGTCGGGGTACAGTCTTTTCTGCAGGGGAGCGTCAGGCTAGACGGTGTTGATCTTCATGCATGGAACAAAGATGAACTCGGGCCGTATGTCGGCTACCTGCCGCAGGAAGTCGAACTGTTTGAGGGAACACTCGGCGAAAACATCGCACGCTTTGGCGATATGGATCGGGAAAAGCTGTCGGAAGCCTGCCGCAGGGTTGGGCTTGTTTCGATGATCGAAGAACTGCCGGATGGGTTCGATACCCAGATCGGGCCTGACGGGCTGTTTCTTTCCGGTGGGGTCCGTCAGCGGGTCGGCCTTGCCAGAGCAATCTATGGTTCCCCCCGGTTCGTTGTGCTTGACGAGCCGGATTCCAGCCTTGATGGCGCAGGAGATATGTTTCTTGCAAAGCTCATTGCACAACTGAGTATGGAGGAGGTGACGCTTGTTGTCGTCTCTCAAAGGAAAAGCATCATTGACCAGATGGACCGGGTGATGATCATGGATCGCGGCATGGTAAAGATGATTTCGCCGCACGCTGATGCAGAGGCGGTTCCGGGAACGGGTGTACCCGGTCCCGGGCAGGTAGATAAGGGGGTAACATCATGA
- a CDS encoding HlyD family efflux transporter periplasmic adaptor subunit, which produces MKNKENIRPVTGEDITERKRKAFERFKYSGNVIRLGVIVLLIGFGGFLLWSALAPLDEGVPCNGSVTVSTKSKVVEHLHGGIVQAVHVHEGEMVDEGALLLTLTDEDALARYREVYERYLVLRATEGRLDAEERGAGRIIFHRDVVGSPDVQLAASIMENQRALFAARVDVVHALRQRLIGVKAMVADGYMTMYQQLELEERLADLDSQRASERADIQMQVDAFAKKTLAMRDELKRRELRSPASGQVVGLKVQTVGAVITPGETVMEIVPLDESLMLEVHVDPQLIDRISTGLPADVRFYSFAHSPMMMVDGVVESVSHDLLFDQSRDPRMPGASYYLARISLTREGMQSLGTHRLQAGMPVQVVIKTGERSLLTYLLHPLMQRMSASLKEE; this is translated from the coding sequence ATGAAGAACAAAGAGAATATTCGGCCGGTGACCGGCGAAGACATAACGGAACGGAAACGGAAAGCGTTCGAGCGCTTCAAGTATAGCGGCAATGTCATCCGCCTTGGAGTGATTGTCCTTCTGATAGGATTCGGCGGGTTCCTGCTCTGGTCGGCACTTGCTCCGCTTGATGAGGGCGTGCCGTGCAACGGTTCGGTTACCGTATCGACGAAAAGCAAGGTGGTAGAGCATCTCCACGGTGGTATCGTACAGGCGGTCCATGTCCATGAAGGAGAAATGGTGGATGAGGGTGCGCTGCTGCTTACCCTTACCGATGAAGACGCGCTTGCCCGGTATCGTGAGGTGTATGAACGCTATCTTGTTCTTCGGGCCACAGAGGGCCGGCTTGATGCTGAAGAGCGGGGTGCCGGGCGGATTATATTCCACAGGGATGTCGTCGGTTCACCCGACGTGCAGCTTGCGGCATCCATCATGGAGAACCAGCGGGCATTGTTTGCTGCCCGAGTTGATGTGGTTCATGCATTGCGTCAGCGTCTGATTGGTGTCAAGGCTATGGTGGCTGACGGGTATATGACCATGTACCAGCAGCTGGAACTTGAAGAACGGCTTGCCGACCTGGACTCCCAGCGTGCCTCGGAGCGGGCGGATATCCAGATGCAGGTGGATGCTTTCGCAAAAAAGACTCTGGCGATGCGAGATGAGCTGAAGCGCAGAGAGCTTCGCTCACCGGCTTCCGGTCAGGTGGTCGGCCTGAAGGTGCAGACGGTCGGCGCCGTCATTACTCCGGGGGAGACGGTTATGGAGATTGTACCGCTCGATGAATCCCTGATGCTCGAGGTCCATGTTGATCCACAGCTTATTGACCGCATCTCGACAGGTCTTCCTGCCGATGTGCGTTTTTACAGCTTTGCCCATTCTCCAATGATGATGGTTGATGGCGTTGTGGAGTCGGTTTCTCACGATCTGCTGTTCGATCAGTCACGCGATCCGCGTATGCCTGGAGCCTCATACTACCTAGCCCGCATTTCTCTTACCCGCGAAGGGATGCAGTCGCTGGGAACCCATCGTCTTCAGGCAGGAATGCCGGTTCAGGTGGTCATCAAAACGGGTGAACGCTCGCTTCTTACCTATCTGCTGCATCCACTGATGCAGCGGATGTCGGCATCGCTTAAGGAGGAGTGA
- a CDS encoding ParA family protein yields the protein MRTAFIGSGMMDYAWIDAFGFSRSFARLGQRTLLVWLVDEEPPLQYAVHDGGDGLGKKGFPFGLQSDEDVQDAIRPCTEPNLDVMWFRKRPAQLDMALSCMHDMSSFLSDKLNAVSDGYVHVILAGYEEQYRHLSISMLMAADSLVLSVDVAQYSLDDIVRLLVNIGTVSYQSKQRLSVEAVCLRGYDARLQSSQLVRNELMMIFNAKVLDSALPSMRHSSPPSSVWVTNGNELAYQRLANEISPRMSRTASAIKRRQRA from the coding sequence ATGAGAACCGCATTCATTGGTTCAGGCATGATGGATTATGCTTGGATAGATGCGTTCGGATTTTCGCGCTCCTTTGCACGTCTCGGTCAAAGGACTCTTTTGGTATGGCTTGTTGATGAGGAACCACCGTTGCAGTATGCAGTGCATGATGGTGGAGATGGGTTGGGGAAAAAGGGATTTCCCTTTGGGCTGCAGTCGGATGAGGATGTGCAGGACGCCATCAGGCCCTGCACAGAACCGAATCTTGATGTTATGTGGTTCAGGAAGAGACCAGCCCAGCTTGATATGGCGCTTTCCTGCATGCATGATATGTCCTCATTCCTGAGTGATAAACTCAACGCTGTGTCTGATGGGTATGTGCATGTGATTCTAGCGGGCTATGAAGAACAATACAGGCATTTGAGCATAAGCATGCTTATGGCTGCTGACTCACTGGTCCTGTCCGTTGATGTAGCACAGTATTCGCTTGATGACATCGTCCGATTGCTCGTGAATATCGGCACGGTTAGCTACCAGTCGAAACAAAGACTCAGTGTTGAGGCAGTGTGCCTCCGCGGCTACGATGCAAGACTGCAGAGCAGTCAGCTGGTGCGCAATGAATTGATGATGATTTTCAATGCCAAAGTGCTTGACAGTGCATTGCCCTCTATGCGTCATTCCTCACCACCGTCTTCGGTATGGGTCACGAACGGTAATGAGCTCGCGTATCAACGACTGGCCAATGAGATTTCACCCCGGATGAGTCGAACTGCATCTGCAATAAAACGAAGACAGCGGGCGTAA